The Thermoanaerobacterium thermosaccharolyticum DSM 571 region TATGATTGTTAAGGATGGGACAAGAGTCCCAAAAGGGAAAGAAATAGCAGAAGTTGTGTCGCCGTCTTTTGATAAAGAGAAATTAGTTGAACTTAACTCAATCAATGATAAAATACAGTATGTAAAGAATGATAAAAGTTTAAACCCATATGTGAAAGATATAGAAAGTATAAATAGTCAAATAGACGAATTAAATAGGGAATACAAAGAGTCAAAAGATAGTAAAGTTACAAACAATATAAAGAAAAAAATTGAAGATTTGATGAGTAAAAAAGAACAGATTTTGAAAAACGGTCCATCATCAATTCGAAATCTAGACGAGCTTTATATCCAAAAAAAAGAATTGGAAGATAGCATCTCTCAAAATTTATACAAAATTTATTCGCCTGAAGCGGGTGTTGTAAGCAATTTTTTTGATAGTTATGAAGATATATTGAATGTTAACAAATTATTTAACATAAACAACAATGATATCAATTTGGTAAAAAAAGAACCAATAGAACGGACAGGTGCTGTAAAACAAGGTGAACCAATAGTTAAGTTGATAAATAATTATAATTGGTATATATTGGTTGTTTTAGATAATGGGGAAAGTAAAAAGTTAAAAGAAGGAAGAGATGTAAAAATAGACATTATTAATGATAATGTGCAATTATTGGATGGAAATATTTTAAAAATGTATTCAATATCTAATAATTCTCATATAGCTGTTATAAGCATGAAAGATGCTTACAGCGATTTTTATAAAAAACGAAAAGTTAATATTAATTTGATAATAAATGATTATGATGGTTTTATTGTGCCAAATTCATCTATCGTCAATGAAAATGGCAAATATGGGATTTACAAATTAGGTGATAATGATTTACCTGTTTTTAAAGAAATAAGCATTAAAGCACGAAACAATGAAAATGCGATAATAGAAAGCAAAGATGACAGCTTAAAAATGTATGATCAGATTCTAGTAAATGGAAAAGATTATTTAAAGAAATAAGAGGGATATTTATGGATATACGTTTGAATCTTGAAGAAATAAAAAATAACATTGAAGTACATGCACGAAAAGTAAATAGAAACCCAGACGATATTTTAATTATGGCTGTTACAAAAACGGTAGATGTAGAGAGAATACAGGAAGCAATAGACAATGGAATAACAGATATTGGCGAGAATAAGGTCCAAGAGCTAATCGATAAGTATCCTGCTTTAAAGGATAAAGTTCAGTTTCACTTTATAGGTCATCTCCAAACAAATAAAGTAAAGTACATTATTGATAAGGTAAAGATGATACATTCACTTGATAGTATACACCTTGCACAGGAAATTAATAAAAGAGCACATAGTAATAATATTGTAATGGATTGCCTTGTTGAAGTAAACATAGGATCAGAGGAATCTAAATATGGTATTGATCCTTTGAACGTAATGGATTTTATTAAAAGTCTCGAATCTTTCGATAATATTAGAATAAGGGGATTGATGACGGTAGCTCCATTTATGGAGCCAGAGCAGGTAAGACCATATTTTAAAAAGATGAAGGAATTATTTGACTGCGCCAAAAGCATCAATCAAAAAAATGTCGACTTTAAGTATTTATCTATGGGTATGACAAATGATTATACAGTTGCTGTTGAGGAGGGTTCCAATATAGTACGTATAGGTACAGGAATTTTTGGGAAAAGATTATATAATATGGAGGTAAAATAAATGGCTGTTAAAGTAATTGAAAAACTTATGAACTTTTTCGGGTTTGATGAACCGGAAGACGAAGGTGTAGAAGAAAGAGTGGAAAACGAGATACCGTTTGATAAAAAACCTAAGATAGTAAATATACATACTCAGTCTCAGATAAAAGTTATTATTTTAAAGCCAGAGAATTTTGAACAAGCACAAACTATACTAGATAATATAAAAAACAAAAAGCCAATAATTATAGATCTTCAAAACATGGAAAGAAATGATGCTCAAAGACTTATTGATTTTTTGAGTGGTGCAATTTTCGCTTTAAATGGTGAAATCAAGAAAATCGCTAATAGTATATTTTTAATCGTGCCAGATAATTTCGATATAGCAGGTGATATACAAGATGAAGTAGATTCTATGTTTAATCTAAAATAAATAAGGAGGGTATGATTTGACAACAAATTATGCATTGGTGTTAACACTAAATTACTTTTTTGAAATTGTAAATTGGCTCATCTTAATAAGGGTGATACTATCTTTGTTAAGAATGGAAAATATGAGTAATCCTATATCACGATTTGTGATTACAGTCACAGAGCCTATATTGGATCCGTTTAGAAGATTACAATTTAAATCATCGATTGGACGAAGCATGATGATAGATTTTTCACCAATATTAGCGATGTTGGTTATACAGTATATTATAAGGCCAATTATAATTAATATAGTTTCATTAATATGAATTAATAAGTTTTAAAAGGTGAAGATATGGATTACAGTATAGCAAGGCTAGAAGATATAGCAAAATGGGTTCAGAAAAATAAACGAGATAGGTATACCGATTTTTTAAGCTTGAGGGATCAAAAAATACTGCTAAAGTTGATGACACAATTTGACGATATAAATTGTGGGTTTATTGGCGGATTTGATGCAGCCGAAAGAAAGATAGCACATATATATCCCAAATTTAGAAACGCAGTAGATGCATACAAAGCACCGATAAGTGCCATTAGAATAAACGGTGATTTATCGAAATTATCCCATAGAGATGTGTTAGGCTCCATCCTTGGGTTAGGTATAAAAAGAGATAAAGTTGGCGATATAATAAAAAGACAAGAGAGTTGTGATATTGTTGTTCATAATGATATAGCCAGTTATATCTTGATAAATTTACATAAGATAGGCAAAGAGAGGGTTAATGTATACTCAATAAATTTGGATGAAATCATGGAGCCGGAAGTAAAATACGATGATATAAATACAACTGTTGCATCTATAAGATTAGACAGCATTATTGCTTCAGGATTTAAATTATCCAGGACGAAAGCATCTGAATTGATAAAAGCTGGTTTGGCCGAAGTTAATTGGGAAACGAAGTTAGAGCCTTCTTTTGAAATAAAAGAGGGTGATATTGTATCTTTAAGGGGTCGTGGAAGGATTAAATTTGAAGAAATTATTGGTACAACTAAAAAAGGAAGAATTTATATTCATATTTTAAAATACAAATAACAAAAGAATATAAGGAGTGAATTATATGTTAACACCTATGGATATACATAACAAGGAATTTAAGCGGTCATTCAGGGGATATAATGAAAATGAAGTCGATGAATTTTTAGATAAAGTGATGGAAGATTATGAGCTACTGTATAAGGAGAATTCGGATCTGAAAGATAGGGTTAACATCTTAAACGATAAGTTGCAAAATTATACAGATATAGAAAAGACGCTAAATAATACTTTAGTCGTTGCACAAAAATCTGCAGAAGATTTAAAACAAAATGCAAAAAAAGAAGCTGACTTAATTATACAGCAGGCACATCAGGAAGCAGAAAAGATTATGCAAAAAGCAAATCAAGAAGTTGTGAGAATAAGGACGGAACTTGAAAATCAGAAAAGAAAGCTTAATATTTTTAAGGCTAAATTTAAGGCTCTTCTTGAAGGAGAACTAGAGGCTGTATTATCGATTGATGATAGAGAATTTTTTGACGAGGAGCAGGATGAGAAAAACGATGAGGAATAGGCTTGCTGTAATCGGTATATTAGTTCTAAATAGAGAATTAACATCTGAGAAAGTAAATCGTATTTTAAGCGAGTATGCTCATATAATTGTTGGAAGAATGGGTATTCCGTATAAAGAAAGAAATGTGTCAATAATATCTATTATTGTTGACGGAACGACAGATGATATTGGAGCTTTAACTGGGAAGCTTGGAAGCATTGAAGGTGTCAAAGTGAAATCAGCTATTACTATTTAATATGTTGACGTACTTTTCTAATTATTGTATAATTATTTAAAATGTGAAAAGCGATGATGAGGACAATTTATGCAAATTAAACTTTTAAGAGAGTTGGCGGTTGGTGTAAGCCAATAAGTTTATTTGACATATATCACCTCGAAGCTGCTGGCTGAAATTTTAGTAAGCTAAGCCGGGATATACCCGTTATTCGATGAGTGATTAAGGCTTGACCTTAATAATTAGGGTGGTACCGCGACTTCTCGTCCCTGTGGGTGAGAGGTTTTTGTTTTTTAATGTTTTTTATTTAATTATAGGAGGTATACTGATGGATTATAACAAAACATTAAATTTGCCTAAGACAGATTTTCCAATGAAGGCAAATCTGCCTACAAGAGAGCCGGAGATATTAAAAAAATGGGATGATATGGATATATATCATAAATCATTAAATAAAAATAAGGGGAAGGAAAAATTTATTCTTCATGATGGACCGCCATATGCCAATGGGGATATACATCTTGGTACAGCCATGAATAAAGTTTTAAAAGATATGATTGTAAAATATAAAACAATGAGAGGCTTTGATGCACCATATGTGCCAGGTTGGGATACCCACGGTTTGCCAATTGAACAGCAGGCAATAAAAACACTGGGCATAAAAAGAAATGAAGTAGGTCCTGTTGAGTTTAGAAAGGTCTGTCGCGATTTTGCCTTTTCACAAATTGAAAAGCAAAAGTCGCAGTTTATAAGGTTAGGAGTCAGAGGTGACTGGCAAAACCCTTATTTGACATTAAAACCAGAATATGAAGCAAAGCAGATAGAAGTATTTGGTGAAATGGCTAAAAAAGGGTACATCTACAAGGGATTAAAACCTGTGTATTGGTGTACTGACTGCGAAACAGCTTTAGCAGAAGCTGAAATAGAATACTCAGATGAGACCTCAGATTCAATCTATGTTAAATTTAGAGTAATTGATGATATTGGAAAGTTCAAAGGAATTGTTGATGACCTAAATAATTTGTATTTTGTAATCTGGACTACGACAACTTGGACTATACCTGCCAACCTTGCTATATGTTTAAATCCGGAATTTGATTATGCGCTAGCTAAATATGGAAAAGAAATCTACATTATGGCGAAAGACATGCTTGATGATATAGAAAGGGAAACAGGCCTTGAGAATCGTGAGATAATTGCGACATTTAAAGGCAAAGATTTAGAAGGGATGAGAGCTAAACATCCTTTATTTGACAGAAGTTCGCTTATTATATTAGGTGATCATGTGACATTAGAAGCTGGTACAGGATGTGTTCATACTGCACCAGGCCATGGTGAAGAAGACTTTATAGTCGGACAGAAATATGGACTTGAAGTTTTGAATCCTGTTGATGATAAAGGGTGTTTTACGGAAAAAGCCGGGAAATACAAAGGATTATTCTATGCTGATGCCAATAAAGTCATAAAAGAGGATTTGGAAAAAGTCAATGCTTTATTAGCGTCAAAAACACTAACTCACTCGTATCCACATTGCTGGAGATGCAAAAATCCTGTTATATTCCGTGCTACAGAGCAATGGTTTGCTTCTGTTGATGGGTTTAGAGATGAAGCTTTAAATGCAATAAGAAAAGTAAACTGGATTCCTGAATGGGGCGAAGACAGGATTACAAATATGGTTAGAGATAGACATGACTGGTGCATCTCGAGGCAGAGGATATGGGGTGTTCCGATTCCAATTTTCTATTGTAAACATTGTGGAAAAGAATTGATTAATGATGATACAATAAATGCAGTTAAAAAATTGTTTAGTGAAAAAGGCTCTGATGCTTGGTATGAGTATACAGCAGAAGAAATATTGCCGAAGGGTACAAAATGTGAATGTGGCTCTACAGAGTTTAGAAAAGAAACAGATATAATGGATGTTTGGTTTGATTCTGGTTCAAGCCATGTGGCAGTTTTAGAAACTACTGAAGGTCTTAGGTGGCCTGCAGATTTATACCTTGAGGGTTCTGACCAGCATAGAGGATGGTTCCAGTCATCGCTTCTGACATCTGTTGCCACAAGAGGAATGGCACCATATAAAAACGTGTTGACACATGGATTTGTCGTAGACGGTGAAGGACGCAAGATGTCAAAATCTCTTGGAAACGGTATAGATCCTGCTGATGTAGTAAAAGAGTACGGAGCAGATATATTAAGACTGTGGACCGTTTCTGCTGATTTTACTTCTGACATGAGAATATCAAAAGAAATTTTAAAGCAGATGACGGAATCATACAGGAAGATAAGGAATACGGCTAAGTTCCTTTTAAGCAATTTGTACGATTTTGATGCTGATAAAGACGCTTTGCCGTACGAAGAGCTTCTTGATATAGACAAATGGGCCCTTTACAAGTTCAATGAGCTTATTAAGGATGTAACGTCGTCTTTTGATAGATATGAATTTTACGATTTTTTGCATCTTGTTCACACGTTCTGCATTGTAGATATGAGCAACTTGTATCTTGACATACTAAAGGACAGGCTCTACACTTTCCCTGCTGCATCTAAAGAAAGGCGAGCAGCTCAGACGACGTTATATACAATATTAGACGGTTTTGTACGAATCATAGCACCAGTATTGACATTTACAGCAGACGAGATATGGAGCTATATGAAGCATGAAGCAAATAATAATTACGAAAGCGTTCAATTAGCTGATTGGCCGCAGCCTAATGATGCATATGATAATAAAGAAATAGTCGAAAAGTGGAACAAATTATTTGACATAAGAAAAGATGTTTCAAAAGCTTTAGAGATATCACGTGCCAATAAAGAAATAGGTCACTCATTAGAAGCACAGGTTGATATATACGCATCAAACGATTTGTACGAATTTTTGAAGCAGTTTGAAGAAGATCTTAATACGGTATTTATCGTATCGAATACGGTTCTTCATAATGAGGATGACAATATACCTGATAATTCATATAGAAGTGAAGATTATAATCTAACAATTAAAATTAGCCATGCGCCAGGTGAAAAATGTGAAAGATGCTGGATGTACAGTGAAACAGTAGGAACAGATAAAGAACATCCAACGATTTGTGCAAGGTGTGCTTCACATATTTAAAAGGGAGATATCTCCCTTTTTTAATTAAAATACGAAAGGAGAATTTGTAAGTGAATAAGATAGGGCTTATCGGTGCTATGGAAGAAGAGATTGATATACTTAAACATTTTATCAGCAATGTAGAGATTATAAATCGCGCAGACATGGTCTTTTATAAAGGAATTCTGAATGGATTAGATACAGTATTAGTCAGATCAGGTATAGGAAAGGTAAATGCAGCTATAGCAGCGCAAATATTGATATCTGAATTTAATGTTGACTATATAATAAATACTGGTGTTGCTGGGGGAATAAAAAGCGGCATAAACGTAGGGGACATAGTCATATCATCTGATGCGATAGAGCATGATTTTGACACGACAGCATTTGGTGATGAATTAGGAGTTATACCGCGGATGAAGACTAGTGTATTTAAAGCAGACAAATATCTGATTGATATAGCGCTTAAAGCAGCTAATGACAATATAGATGGAAAAGCTTATGTTGGAAGAATTGTATCCGGCGATAGATTTGTGTCATCGAAAGAGGAAGCGAGAAGGCTAGGACAGCAATTTAATGCATATGCGGTTGAGATGGAAGGTGCTGCAATTGCCCATACTGCGTATCTTAACAATATACCATTTGTTATAATAAGAAGCATTTCAGATAATGCGGATGGGAATGCTACAAGCGATTTTAATCTATTTGTTAAAAAGGCTTCTATAGTATCCAGCAATTTAGTAAAAGAAATGATAAACATGATTAAGGAGATATGAAGATGAATGTAGTAAACATAAGTTTACAAGTATTACCGGTTGTTGAAGAAGAAATGATTTATCCTGTTGTAGATAAAGTAATTGAATACATAAAATCGACAGGTGTTAAGTATTTTGTAAGCCCTATGGAGACTACTATGGAAGGTGACATTGACATTCTTTTAGATATTGTAAAGAAAGCGCAAGACATATGTGTAAAGGAAGGCGCAAAAAGAGTTATCTCTATTGTAAAAATAGATTATAAGCCAGATGGAGTAACAATAGATGAGAAGATGAATAAATATATATCACAGTAATATGTATTATGTTGAGTAATTTATATTTAAATTTTTTTGAGACAAGATAAAACTTATTGACATACAATTCATCACGTTATATAATTAAATTAATTTAAGTTGATAAAGTCGATGAACAGGAATAGTAAATATCGCTTTAAGTCAAAGCGAGCCTGGGATGGTGAGAGCCAGGTACTGATGGCGTTATTGAATGGGCCTGTGAGATGGTGTGTGAACTTGAAAGTAGCATTACCCGGTAGTCTACCGTTAAAATGACAGGGTATCGAGAAATCTGTACCTGAAAGAGATATTTTGTACTTAGGTGGCATAACGAAATTTAAGCATTTCGTCCTTAGTGGATGAGATGCTTTTTTTAAACCACATAAGTATGAAATAAGTTGGGTGGCACCGCGGAGTCACTTCGTCCCATTGGATGGAGTGACTTTTTTATTACCAAATTTTATTGAGGAGGTGGGTATATGTTGAATTTAAGCAGAGAAAAATTTGCTGAGCTAAAGGATAAAAAAGTCGTTTTCCCAATTTATGTTGAGATAAATGGCGATGAATTGACACCTGTCAGTATTTTTTACAATTTAAAAGGAAAAAACAAATTTTTGCTTGAAAGTGCAGAGAGTGGAAAAGAATGGGGAAGATACTCATTTATTGGTTCAGATCCATATTTAAAGATAAAAAGTTATGGCAACTTAATCGAAATTGAAAAAGAGCAGCGTACAATTAAACAACATGGGAAGGTCCTTGACTATATAAAAGAAAATATCGAACAAGATTATGACAGAAACAGCCTTAAGCTGCCGTTTACAGGCGGTGCACTTGGTTATGCAGGGTATGATATTATAAGACAATATGAGAGTTTGCCTAGTAAAAATATTGACGAAATAGGAATACCAGATGCGTATTTTATGTTTTATAAAGAATTCATTTGCTATGATCACTTTAAACATACGGTATCTGTGATATACAATGTATTTTCAGATGACGATGAAACTTATGATTCAATAGAAAAAAAGCTTAATGTTATGATTGAAAATATAAAAAACAATGTAAAAATTCATGAACTTCCT contains the following coding sequences:
- a CDS encoding HlyD family efflux transporter periplasmic adaptor subunit, which codes for MKKILNIFIVLVVLLYIGKVSINTISGKDETVPLKYGSLSESIMTYGYIVMDEMTIDSPIDGKLNMIVKDGTRVPKGKEIAEVVSPSFDKEKLVELNSINDKIQYVKNDKSLNPYVKDIESINSQIDELNREYKESKDSKVTNNIKKKIEDLMSKKEQILKNGPSSIRNLDELYIQKKELEDSISQNLYKIYSPEAGVVSNFFDSYEDILNVNKLFNINNNDINLVKKEPIERTGAVKQGEPIVKLINNYNWYILVVLDNGESKKLKEGRDVKIDIINDNVQLLDGNILKMYSISNNSHIAVISMKDAYSDFYKKRKVNINLIINDYDGFIVPNSSIVNENGKYGIYKLGDNDLPVFKEISIKARNNENAIIESKDDSLKMYDQILVNGKDYLKK
- a CDS encoding YggS family pyridoxal phosphate-dependent enzyme is translated as MDIRLNLEEIKNNIEVHARKVNRNPDDILIMAVTKTVDVERIQEAIDNGITDIGENKVQELIDKYPALKDKVQFHFIGHLQTNKVKYIIDKVKMIHSLDSIHLAQEINKRAHSNNIVMDCLVEVNIGSEESKYGIDPLNVMDFIKSLESFDNIRIRGLMTVAPFMEPEQVRPYFKKMKELFDCAKSINQKNVDFKYLSMGMTNDYTVAVEEGSNIVRIGTGIFGKRLYNMEVK
- a CDS encoding cell division protein SepF codes for the protein MAVKVIEKLMNFFGFDEPEDEGVEERVENEIPFDKKPKIVNIHTQSQIKVIILKPENFEQAQTILDNIKNKKPIIIDLQNMERNDAQRLIDFLSGAIFALNGEIKKIANSIFLIVPDNFDIAGDIQDEVDSMFNLK
- a CDS encoding YggT family protein, with translation MTTNYALVLTLNYFFEIVNWLILIRVILSLLRMENMSNPISRFVITVTEPILDPFRRLQFKSSIGRSMMIDFSPILAMLVIQYIIRPIIINIVSLI
- a CDS encoding RNA-binding protein — protein: MDYSIARLEDIAKWVQKNKRDRYTDFLSLRDQKILLKLMTQFDDINCGFIGGFDAAERKIAHIYPKFRNAVDAYKAPISAIRINGDLSKLSHRDVLGSILGLGIKRDKVGDIIKRQESCDIVVHNDIASYILINLHKIGKERVNVYSINLDEIMEPEVKYDDINTTVASIRLDSIIASGFKLSRTKASELIKAGLAEVNWETKLEPSFEIKEGDIVSLRGRGRIKFEEIIGTTKKGRIYIHILKYK
- a CDS encoding DivIVA domain-containing protein — translated: MLTPMDIHNKEFKRSFRGYNENEVDEFLDKVMEDYELLYKENSDLKDRVNILNDKLQNYTDIEKTLNNTLVVAQKSAEDLKQNAKKEADLIIQQAHQEAEKIMQKANQEVVRIRTELENQKRKLNIFKAKFKALLEGELEAVLSIDDREFFDEEQDEKNDEE
- a CDS encoding TM1266 family iron-only hydrogenase system putative regulator, with protein sequence MRNRLAVIGILVLNRELTSEKVNRILSEYAHIIVGRMGIPYKERNVSIISIIVDGTTDDIGALTGKLGSIEGVKVKSAITI
- the ileS gene encoding isoleucine--tRNA ligase, which gives rise to MDYNKTLNLPKTDFPMKANLPTREPEILKKWDDMDIYHKSLNKNKGKEKFILHDGPPYANGDIHLGTAMNKVLKDMIVKYKTMRGFDAPYVPGWDTHGLPIEQQAIKTLGIKRNEVGPVEFRKVCRDFAFSQIEKQKSQFIRLGVRGDWQNPYLTLKPEYEAKQIEVFGEMAKKGYIYKGLKPVYWCTDCETALAEAEIEYSDETSDSIYVKFRVIDDIGKFKGIVDDLNNLYFVIWTTTTWTIPANLAICLNPEFDYALAKYGKEIYIMAKDMLDDIERETGLENREIIATFKGKDLEGMRAKHPLFDRSSLIILGDHVTLEAGTGCVHTAPGHGEEDFIVGQKYGLEVLNPVDDKGCFTEKAGKYKGLFYADANKVIKEDLEKVNALLASKTLTHSYPHCWRCKNPVIFRATEQWFASVDGFRDEALNAIRKVNWIPEWGEDRITNMVRDRHDWCISRQRIWGVPIPIFYCKHCGKELINDDTINAVKKLFSEKGSDAWYEYTAEEILPKGTKCECGSTEFRKETDIMDVWFDSGSSHVAVLETTEGLRWPADLYLEGSDQHRGWFQSSLLTSVATRGMAPYKNVLTHGFVVDGEGRKMSKSLGNGIDPADVVKEYGADILRLWTVSADFTSDMRISKEILKQMTESYRKIRNTAKFLLSNLYDFDADKDALPYEELLDIDKWALYKFNELIKDVTSSFDRYEFYDFLHLVHTFCIVDMSNLYLDILKDRLYTFPAASKERRAAQTTLYTILDGFVRIIAPVLTFTADEIWSYMKHEANNNYESVQLADWPQPNDAYDNKEIVEKWNKLFDIRKDVSKALEISRANKEIGHSLEAQVDIYASNDLYEFLKQFEEDLNTVFIVSNTVLHNEDDNIPDNSYRSEDYNLTIKISHAPGEKCERCWMYSETVGTDKEHPTICARCASHI
- a CDS encoding 5'-methylthioadenosine/adenosylhomocysteine nucleosidase — translated: MNKIGLIGAMEEEIDILKHFISNVEIINRADMVFYKGILNGLDTVLVRSGIGKVNAAIAAQILISEFNVDYIINTGVAGGIKSGINVGDIVISSDAIEHDFDTTAFGDELGVIPRMKTSVFKADKYLIDIALKAANDNIDGKAYVGRIVSGDRFVSSKEEARRLGQQFNAYAVEMEGAAIAHTAYLNNIPFVIIRSISDNADGNATSDFNLFVKKASIVSSNLVKEMINMIKEI
- a CDS encoding thiamine-binding protein gives rise to the protein MNVVNISLQVLPVVEEEMIYPVVDKVIEYIKSTGVKYFVSPMETTMEGDIDILLDIVKKAQDICVKEGAKRVISIVKIDYKPDGVTIDEKMNKYISQ